In Prunus dulcis chromosome 1, ALMONDv2, whole genome shotgun sequence, the following are encoded in one genomic region:
- the LOC117615009 gene encoding uncharacterized protein LOC117615009, whose translation MEDVFAEGVEKVDFGRLRQQKKEVNLAMHRQEVPLVNVFLEGVKSDPEALARTPASSFIDRAQKTILTSAYAFGETYVSMAKADKEIQRLKRRDELAKSKMAETQEAI comes from the exons ATGGAGGACGTGTTTGCTGAAGGGGTGGAGAAGGTGGACTTCGGCAGGCTACGCCAGCAGAAGAAGGAGGTGAACCTAGCTATGCACCGGCAGGAGGTGCCCTTGGTGAACGTCTTCCTGGAAGGCGTGAAGAGTGATCCTGAGGCTCTGGCGAGGACCCCAGCCTCTTCCTTCATAGACCGGGCCCAAAAGACGATCCTCACCTCTGCCTAT gccTTTGGCGAGACGTATGTCAGCATGGCCAAGGCGGATAAAGAGATCCAGAGGCTGAAGAGGCGTGATGAGCTGGCCAAGAGCAAGATGGCGGAGACGCAGGAGGCCATCTGA
- the LOC117625511 gene encoding probable pectate lyase 8, whose translation MAVFESKRWVTGAFLAVLLVLCFVAAIAEISGNRNGGTEELQSSSNSSMAARVAEDDESFNKHAVDDPEEVVAMVDMSIRNSTERRKLGFFSCGTGNPIDDCWRCDSNWQKNRKRLADCGIGFGRNAIGGRDGRFYVVTDPGDDDPVNPRPGTLRHAVIQNEPLWIVFKRDMVIQLKQELIMNSFKTIDGRGVNVHIANGACITIQFVTNIIIHGLHIHDCKPTGNALVRSSPSHFGWRTMADGDAVSIFGSSHIWVDHNSLSNCADGLVDAVMGSTAITISNNHFTHHNEVMLLGHSDSYTRDKAMQVTIAYNHFGEGLIQRMPRCRHGYFHVVNNDYTHWEMYAIGGSAEPTINSQGNRYAAPTNPFAKEVTKRVETPTTQWKSWNWRSEGDLLLNGAYFTPSGAGASASYARASSLGAKSSTMVGAITSGSGALPCRRGHPC comes from the exons ATGGCGGTGTTTGAGAGTAAGAGATGGGTTACTGGTGCTTTCTTGGCTGTGCTTCTCGTGCTTTGCTTCGTTGCTGCAATTGCTGAGATCTCTGGAAACAG AAATGGAGGAACAGAGGAGTTGCAGAGCTCAAGCAACTCATCAATGGCGGCCAG GGTGGCTGAGGATGATGAGAGCTTCAATAAGCATGCAGTTGATGACCCAGAGGAGGTTGTTGCCATGGTTGACAT GAGTATCCGAAACAGCACTGAGAGAAGGAAGCTGGGCTTCTTCTCATGTGGAACTGGCAATCCAATTGATGACTGCTGGCGTTGTGATTCAAACTGGCAGAAAAACCGCAAGCGTCTTGCAGACTGCGGCATTGGTTTTGGCAGAAATGCCATTGGTGGTCGTGATGGTCGCTTCTATGTTGTTACTGACCCTGGTGATGATGATCCTGTTAACCCCAGACCCGGTACTCTTCGCCACGCTGTCATCCAGAACGAGCCTCTCTGGATTGTGTTCAAGCGAGACATGGTGATACAATTGAAGCAGGAGCTCATCATGAACAGCTTCAAGACCATTGATGGCCGCGGAGTCAATGTTCACATTGCTAATGGAGCATGCATCACAATCCAATTTGTTACAAATATCATAATTCATGGTCTACATATCCATGACTGCAAGCCCACAGGAAATGCTTTGGTGAGGAGCTCTCCATCTCATTTCGGGTGGCGGACAATGGCTGATGGTGATGCTGTCTCCATCTTCGGGTCCAGCCATATATGGGTTGACCACAATTCTCTCTCCAACTGTGCTGATGGTCTTGTTGATGCTGTCATGGGCTCAACTGCAATTACCATTTCCAACAACCACTTTACCCACCACAATGAG GTGATGCTGCTGGGCCACAGTGACTCTTATACCAGAGACAAGGCAATGCAAGTGACAATTGCTTACAACCACTTTGGGGAGGGACTTATCCAAAGAATGCCAAG GTGTAGGCACGGGTATTTCCATGTGGTGAACAACGACTACACTCACTGGGAAATGTATGCCATTGGTGGAAGTGCAGAGCCCACCATCAACAGCCAGGGCAACAGATATGCTGCTCCAACCAACCCCTTTGCAAAGGAG GTTACCAAGAGGGTCGAGACACCGACAACCCAATGGAAGAGCTGGAACTGGAGATCAGAAGGAGACCTGCTTCTGAATGGTGCCTACTTCACTCCATCCGGAGCTGGAGCTTCAGCAAGCTATGCCAGGGCCTCGAGCTTGGGAGCCAAGTCCTCTACCATGGTTGGAGCCATAACTTCAGGTTCTGGTGCACTCCCCTGCCGCAGAGGCCATCCTTGCTAG
- the LOC117616212 gene encoding inosine triphosphate pyrophosphatase-like — protein MDRLVDEQLRWEDRLVRFNLSVEINFDTSGEPPAQSPPADASVPTPEAEPATEDAPSTNKWFLQKLGHEGLYNLLMAYEDKSAYALCSFSFSTGPSVEPITFLGKTPGKIVPARGPTDFGWDAMFQPDGYDQTYAEMPKEEKNRISHRSRALALVKSHFAEAGYTFQTNSL, from the exons ATGGACCGACTAGTGGACGAGCAGCTTCGCTGGGAAGATAGGTTGGTTAGGTTCAACCTCTCGGTTGAGATTAACTTTGATACGAGTGGCGAGCCTCCTGCACAGAGTCCTCCTGCTGATGCTAGTGTCCCGACACCAGAGGCGGAGCCGGCCACTGAGGATGCCCCTTCTACCAA CAAGTGGTTCCTGCAGAAGCTTGGACATGAAG gTCTCTACAATTTGTTGATGGCATATGAGGATAAGTCAGCTTATGCATTGtgttccttctctttttccacTGGACCTAGCGTTGAGCCTATTACATTCCTGGGTAAAACTCCG GGGAAAATAGTTCCGGCAAGGGGACCGACTGATTTCGGATGGGATGCAATGTTCCAACCTGATGGTTATGACCAAAC TTATGCCGAGATgccaaaggaagaaaagaacagGATTTCTCATCGCTCCAGAGCTCTTGCACTGGTGAAATCTCACTTTGCTGAAGCTGGGTACACTTTCCAGACTAACTCTCTGTAG